The Shewanella sp. NFH-SH190041 genome has a window encoding:
- a CDS encoding ATP-binding protein has protein sequence MKRLFISLYLLMSLTILGLGWTLESLWETSFGSHEAENAPLVLMANVISQLPESQRADYINRASQDTHQPMVLLNKQAVALNISSKLTPGHVLTTVGENNNQRQFIAVGNQVLMIGPIHLPALSRWQAVFTFLFYLLLALVILLWIRPLSRDIKQLEKAAAEFGDAKWDTRIRLPQSSQVMSLGRTFNQMAKQISKLIDNQKHLSNAVSHEIRTPLARLKFALALLPSYCKPEKSDEQRALFLADMHEDVSEIDTLLGEMLTYASLESAQTGIVLEQCNLVALSRQIIDRLRPLTELPMMFESPRDDVTIATEPALIERALQNLITNAQRYAASYIRIELQETDEQISLSVIDDGRGIPAEEQEKIFEPYYRSKHNRNEDKGYGLGLAIITRIMDRESGKVILTSHPGYTCFSLCWPKTQS, from the coding sequence ATGAAACGCCTGTTTATCAGCCTGTATCTGTTAATGAGCTTGACCATTCTAGGACTGGGCTGGACACTGGAAAGCCTGTGGGAGACCAGCTTTGGTAGCCATGAAGCTGAAAACGCGCCCTTAGTATTAATGGCCAATGTCATCAGCCAATTACCCGAGTCACAGCGGGCTGATTATATTAACCGAGCCAGTCAAGATACCCACCAACCCATGGTACTACTCAATAAGCAGGCGGTAGCACTCAACATCAGCAGTAAACTGACCCCAGGACACGTGCTCACTACGGTGGGCGAAAACAATAACCAGCGCCAGTTTATTGCAGTGGGCAATCAAGTATTGATGATTGGGCCAATTCATCTGCCAGCCCTATCCCGCTGGCAAGCGGTTTTCACCTTCTTATTTTACCTGTTACTGGCCTTGGTGATCTTATTGTGGATCCGGCCATTATCCCGAGATATCAAACAGCTGGAAAAAGCCGCCGCAGAATTTGGCGATGCAAAATGGGATACCCGTATCCGGTTGCCCCAAAGCTCCCAGGTCATGTCACTGGGCAGAACCTTTAACCAGATGGCCAAGCAGATCAGTAAACTGATCGATAACCAAAAACACCTGTCCAACGCCGTATCCCATGAGATCCGTACGCCACTGGCCCGGCTGAAATTTGCTCTGGCACTGCTGCCGTCATACTGCAAACCGGAAAAATCTGATGAACAGCGAGCGCTATTTCTGGCCGATATGCATGAAGACGTCAGTGAAATTGATACACTGCTGGGAGAAATGCTCACCTATGCCAGCTTAGAATCAGCCCAGACCGGCATTGTACTGGAACAATGCAATCTGGTCGCACTAAGCCGCCAGATTATTGACCGGCTCAGACCACTGACTGAGCTGCCCATGATGTTTGAATCCCCCCGGGATGATGTCACTATAGCTACAGAGCCGGCTCTGATTGAGCGAGCATTACAGAACCTGATCACCAATGCCCAACGTTATGCGGCCAGCTATATTCGTATTGAACTGCAGGAAACAGATGAGCAAATCAGTCTGTCGGTGATTGATGATGGCCGTGGGATCCCAGCTGAAGAGCAGGAAAAAATCTTTGAGCCTTACTACCGCAGTAAACATAACCGCAATGAAGATAAAGGCTATGGGCTGGGATTGGCAATTATCACCCGCATCATGGATCGGGAATCTGGTAAGGTTATCTTGACTAGCCATCCCGGTTATACCTGCTTCTCTCTCTGCTGGCCTAAAACTCAAAGCTGA
- a CDS encoding response regulator, whose protein sequence is MTTPQSPYRVLLVEDDIRLSNLIVDYLKEQGMHVEVERRGDTVLTRLINYKPDIILLDIMLPGMDGLSLCEKLPDYFAGPILLMSALGTNEDQIKGLELGADDYVVKPVDPALLVARINNLLRRHTKPIQAESHCLNFGKLSIDPHTQAIRLGEKTVDLTSHEFELLWLLASQAGQVLSRQFIYQYLLNIDFDGKDRKIDVRISRLRKKLGDNIETPFRIKTVWGQGYLFAPEAWNN, encoded by the coding sequence ATGACCACCCCTCAATCTCCCTATCGCGTACTTTTAGTAGAAGACGATATTCGTCTGTCCAATCTGATTGTGGACTACCTCAAAGAGCAGGGAATGCATGTAGAAGTTGAACGCCGCGGCGATACAGTATTAACCCGCCTGATCAATTATAAGCCTGATATTATTTTGCTCGACATCATGCTGCCTGGCATGGATGGCCTGTCTCTGTGCGAAAAGCTGCCTGATTATTTCGCCGGCCCTATCCTGCTGATGAGTGCGCTGGGCACCAATGAAGATCAGATTAAAGGACTGGAGCTGGGTGCAGATGATTATGTGGTTAAGCCAGTTGATCCTGCATTGCTGGTCGCCCGCATCAATAACCTGTTGCGCCGCCACACTAAGCCTATCCAGGCTGAATCCCACTGTCTGAACTTTGGTAAGCTAAGCATCGACCCTCACACTCAGGCTATTCGTTTGGGCGAGAAAACAGTCGATTTGACCAGCCATGAGTTTGAACTGCTGTGGCTGCTGGCCTCACAAGCCGGTCAGGTGTTAAGCCGTCAATTTATCTATCAGTATCTGCTCAATATCGACTTTGATGGCAAAGATCGCAAAATCGATGTGCGCATTTCAAGACTGCGGAAAAAACTGGGGGATAATATTGAAACCCCATTTAGGATTAAAACTGTTTGGGGGCAGGGTTACCTGTTTGCCCCAGAAGCTTGGAACAATTAA
- a CDS encoding DUF3019 domain-containing protein, producing MGSYLQRRLTQLALFSNLCLLGIGSAYADAALEISPQICIAGEGKPCHMNVELHWRGTGNKLICILSDTPQFADWCNDTKEVHSLTLNVDTRKDIQFVMVDKQNNQTLARVKLQVTQLREPPTRRRYRNPWSLF from the coding sequence TTGGGTTCCTATCTTCAGCGCCGGCTGACGCAGTTGGCTTTATTCAGTAATTTGTGTCTGCTTGGGATAGGCTCGGCTTATGCCGATGCTGCCTTGGAGATTTCTCCCCAGATCTGTATTGCTGGCGAAGGAAAACCCTGTCATATGAATGTTGAGCTGCACTGGCGCGGGACGGGAAATAAATTAATCTGCATTTTGTCGGATACACCACAGTTTGCTGATTGGTGTAATGACACAAAAGAGGTACATTCACTGACATTGAACGTGGATACACGTAAAGACATTCAGTTTGTAATGGTTGATAAACAAAACAACCAAACTTTAGCCCGAGTGAAATTGCAGGTGACTCAATTGCGCGAACCACCGACACGCCGGCGCTATCGCAACCCTTGGAGTTTATTCTAA
- a CDS encoding MipA/OmpV family protein produces MSKFIALVSGWLLAFQVMAAPASSGRTPATVPVGQWQLGIAAGWGEKSNPLYQFDDIPIYLIPSIAYYGERFFFDNGLLGYTLADQTHYSVNLMGSFSSDRAWFERWDPSNIFTGTGYQLSQPTQLPHPYHLPPETPLQIQSLEGRNFTYLGGIEGFFYTKAGNFRLALAHDLFKVHHGSEAQIKWFTNWQLRKLKVDLALALDWKSHEVVNYYYGVRPSENLYWSEHFHGRSTWNRSVELNFSYPLTEHLEMLLLGRYTRFGTGIANSPLLKQDYSHSLFVGAAYRF; encoded by the coding sequence ATGTCAAAATTTATTGCACTCGTATCAGGCTGGTTGCTGGCATTTCAGGTAATGGCAGCACCTGCGTCATCTGGCCGCACTCCGGCCACCGTCCCTGTAGGCCAATGGCAACTGGGTATCGCAGCCGGCTGGGGGGAAAAAAGCAATCCCCTGTATCAATTTGATGATATCCCGATTTATCTGATCCCTAGCATTGCCTACTATGGGGAAAGGTTTTTCTTTGATAACGGCCTACTGGGCTACACTCTCGCCGATCAAACCCATTACAGTGTTAATCTGATGGGTAGTTTCAGCAGCGACAGAGCTTGGTTTGAACGCTGGGATCCCTCCAATATTTTCACCGGCACCGGTTATCAATTAAGCCAACCAACGCAGTTACCCCACCCGTATCATTTGCCGCCTGAAACACCACTGCAAATTCAGTCATTAGAAGGCCGAAATTTTACCTATCTGGGTGGAATTGAAGGATTTTTCTACACTAAAGCAGGAAATTTCCGCTTAGCCCTTGCCCACGATCTATTCAAGGTGCACCATGGCAGTGAGGCCCAGATAAAATGGTTCACAAACTGGCAGTTACGCAAGTTAAAGGTGGATCTTGCCCTGGCGCTGGATTGGAAAAGCCACGAGGTCGTGAATTACTACTATGGCGTCCGCCCCAGTGAAAATCTTTACTGGAGTGAACATTTCCACGGCCGCAGTACCTGGAACCGATCAGTCGAACTGAATTTCAGTTATCCCCTGACCGAGCACCTGGAAATGCTGCTGCTCGGACGCTATACCCGCTTTGGCACTGGTATTGCGAACAGCCCTCTGCTCAAACAAGACTACAGCCACAGCCTTTTTGTGGGTGCTGCCTACAGGTTTTAA
- the glnD gene encoding [protein-PII] uridylyltransferase, whose amino-acid sequence MNVLSSGIDTLALTELTDIKQAISGQNQYLDSHISHYAIADILQARSDFFDALLRQLWQQHQLQHPDLSLNAVGGYGRQTLHPFSDIDICILHHSALNPELENRLSAFITQLWDIGIAVGHGVLPMSQALALCRTDIAQATSMMEIRPLCGPQNHSHDILQALHSDAIYSSTEFFLAKRAEQQQRHEKASGSGYSLEPNLKTSPGGLRDIQTLQWVANKEFGNADSNTLRRFEFFTPDEYSELMECQNFLWRVRWALHMAVGRGENRLLIEYQSEVARRMGFGGQNNTAIEKMMRQLYRASSRVRELNQMLMAHLDRNILPTDTPGIITPLNDRFELEDGFIRARDNDVFIHRRQILVMFRLIAEHDNQVKGITPQTLRLVRQVRRRLLGDLQDFQDCRQEFVALFRHPDGLGKAFTLMHQYGLLAAYLPQWREIVGQMQFDLFHAYTVDEHTHRLLKQLYQFAKGLEDESLRNVGSLYRSLDNKDTLLFAALFHDLAKGRGGDHSKLGAVDAAHFARFHNLKTSQEKTISWLVENHLLMSITAQRMDIYNPEVISNFARQVKTETRLELLYCLTVADIQATNNNLWNDWRATLLKDLFQACRRALRNGLENMLELRSLIRERKADATALLAEQLPQLSSEDLKQLWKQMPLSFFANADATDITRYTQAIYHYHQDRQTTPLLLLDGEIYKGCSDLFVYTQDKPGLFVSLFNTLAGLKVSVKQAQISVTRYGYVVETLKILDYNDEPLQPASRRQQVVRRLQQVLAGKPVPARRKAKRHTAVFDSRPDVEFLHTRLPGRTLLNISALETPQIMSRIADAFKTMELNIHSARISTVGEKTDNVFSVSNREGTSLSDSERQTLTHLLKDSMGQVH is encoded by the coding sequence ATGAATGTACTGTCTAGCGGTATCGACACACTGGCGTTAACGGAACTGACCGATATCAAACAAGCCATCAGCGGACAGAACCAATACCTAGACAGCCATATTTCCCATTACGCCATTGCCGATATTCTCCAGGCCCGCAGTGATTTTTTTGATGCCTTGCTGCGTCAACTCTGGCAACAGCACCAACTGCAACACCCAGATCTTTCACTTAATGCCGTCGGCGGCTATGGTCGACAAACCTTACATCCTTTTTCGGATATTGATATCTGTATCCTACACCACAGCGCGCTGAACCCGGAACTCGAAAACCGCTTATCTGCCTTTATCACCCAACTATGGGATATCGGCATTGCCGTCGGCCATGGCGTATTACCCATGAGTCAGGCATTAGCTTTATGCCGCACTGATATTGCTCAGGCCACCAGCATGATGGAGATCCGCCCGCTGTGTGGCCCCCAAAACCACAGTCATGACATTCTTCAAGCGCTGCACAGTGATGCCATTTATTCCAGTACCGAGTTTTTCCTCGCCAAACGGGCTGAACAGCAGCAGCGGCACGAAAAAGCCAGTGGCAGCGGCTACAGCCTAGAGCCAAATTTAAAAACCAGCCCAGGCGGGCTGCGGGATATTCAAACCTTGCAATGGGTCGCCAACAAAGAGTTTGGCAATGCCGATAGCAATACCCTTAGACGGTTTGAGTTTTTCACCCCGGATGAATACTCCGAGTTAATGGAGTGCCAAAATTTTCTCTGGCGGGTTCGCTGGGCGTTACATATGGCGGTAGGTCGCGGGGAAAACCGTTTACTTATCGAATACCAGTCTGAAGTTGCCCGGCGCATGGGCTTTGGTGGACAGAATAATACCGCCATTGAAAAGATGATGCGTCAGTTGTACCGCGCTAGCAGCCGAGTACGGGAGCTTAATCAGATGCTGATGGCGCATCTTGACCGCAATATTCTGCCCACCGACACCCCGGGGATCATCACCCCGTTAAATGACAGATTTGAGCTGGAAGATGGCTTTATCCGTGCCCGGGACAATGACGTCTTTATCCATCGGCGCCAAATTCTGGTGATGTTTCGTCTGATTGCAGAGCACGATAACCAGGTCAAAGGCATCACCCCACAAACCCTGCGCCTTGTGCGCCAAGTGCGGCGGCGACTATTAGGAGATTTGCAGGATTTTCAGGATTGCCGCCAGGAATTTGTGGCGCTATTTCGTCACCCTGATGGACTGGGAAAAGCCTTTACCCTGATGCATCAATACGGCTTGTTAGCCGCTTACCTACCCCAATGGAGAGAGATTGTCGGCCAGATGCAGTTTGATCTCTTCCATGCCTATACGGTCGATGAACATACCCATCGACTGCTAAAACAGTTGTATCAATTTGCCAAAGGTCTGGAGGATGAGTCACTACGCAATGTCGGCAGTCTGTACCGAAGTCTGGACAATAAAGATACCTTGTTATTTGCGGCACTGTTCCATGATCTGGCCAAAGGTCGCGGGGGCGATCACTCTAAACTCGGCGCGGTAGATGCTGCCCATTTTGCCCGCTTTCACAACCTGAAAACCTCGCAAGAGAAAACCATCAGCTGGTTGGTCGAGAATCATCTGCTGATGTCCATCACCGCGCAACGGATGGACATTTATAACCCGGAAGTGATCAGCAATTTTGCCCGCCAGGTTAAAACAGAGACTCGACTGGAACTCCTCTATTGCCTGACAGTGGCAGACATTCAGGCCACCAATAACAATTTGTGGAATGACTGGCGTGCCACGCTGCTAAAAGATCTATTTCAGGCCTGCCGCCGGGCACTGCGTAACGGGTTGGAAAATATGCTCGAACTGAGATCCTTGATCCGCGAACGTAAAGCTGATGCCACCGCCCTATTAGCCGAGCAGCTGCCTCAATTATCAAGCGAAGATCTCAAGCAGCTTTGGAAGCAGATGCCGCTGTCTTTTTTTGCAAATGCTGATGCAACCGATATCACCCGTTACACCCAAGCTATCTACCATTACCATCAGGATCGCCAAACCACCCCGCTATTGCTACTCGATGGCGAAATTTATAAAGGCTGCAGTGATCTGTTTGTTTATACCCAAGACAAACCCGGCCTGTTTGTTTCTCTGTTCAACACCCTCGCTGGGCTAAAGGTATCCGTGAAACAGGCGCAAATTTCGGTCACCCGTTATGGCTATGTGGTCGAGACGCTGAAAATCCTCGATTACAATGACGAACCGCTACAACCGGCCTCCCGTAGGCAACAGGTCGTTCGTCGGCTGCAACAGGTACTGGCGGGTAAACCTGTCCCCGCCAGACGCAAAGCAAAGCGTCATACCGCAGTATTTGATTCCCGCCCGGATGTGGAATTTCTTCACACCCGTTTGCCCGGCCGCACCCTGCTGAATATTTCCGCCCTAGAAACCCCGCAAATTATGAGCCGCATCGCCGATGCTTTTAAAACGATGGAGCTCAATATCCACTCTGCGCGCATCAGTACTGTCGGTGAAAAAACCGATAATGTGTTTTCCGTTTCCAACCGTGAGGGCACCAGCCTCAGTGACAGCGAACGTCAAACATTGACTCATCTTTTAAAAGACTCGATGGGACAAGTGCACTAG
- a CDS encoding YcxB family protein, with the protein MSDVFQFQTTFVLDRSHYEECFDQSVTPNQGWKPYLKAIGFVVIGFALQALPTDALIGYLFLGLGIIEGLSVKFRRPWWLWRQMMSKAANHEVNFDMDNDGVRIHSAFVNQTIPWQQVDHISRTDQGYLLHIGKGRSYISRRILSPAADEFISAKTQQPK; encoded by the coding sequence ATGAGTGACGTGTTTCAATTCCAGACCACCTTTGTGCTGGACCGCTCCCATTACGAAGAATGTTTCGATCAATCGGTTACCCCAAATCAAGGCTGGAAACCCTATCTGAAAGCTATCGGTTTTGTTGTCATTGGTTTTGCGCTGCAGGCACTGCCGACTGATGCCTTGATTGGCTATCTGTTTTTAGGATTGGGCATCATTGAAGGCTTAAGCGTAAAATTCCGCCGCCCTTGGTGGCTATGGCGGCAAATGATGAGTAAAGCCGCCAATCATGAAGTAAATTTTGATATGGATAACGACGGCGTGCGCATCCACTCGGCTTTTGTCAACCAAACGATTCCCTGGCAACAAGTTGATCATATCAGCCGGACTGACCAAGGCTACCTACTGCACATAGGTAAGGGGCGTAGCTATATTTCCCGACGCATCTTATCACCCGCTGCGGATGAATTTATTTCAGCTAAGACGCAACAGCCAAAATAA
- a CDS encoding pseudouridine synthase, giving the protein METKRSRLDRLLAKTLQIPRKQVRQLLLSGRVMLDGIPAKDMDVLVDEFSQLTFDGVALRDDAPRYVMVNKPIGVVCATKDDIHPTVLELLPQAEREGLHIVGRLDLNTSGLVLLTNDSRWSRALMLPQAHVPKEYLVTLANPLDTDYAPAFASGFYFQFEDITTAPAQLDILSERQARVVLTEGKYHQIKRMFGRFRNPVMALHRSRIGALPLDSALSSGQWRHLTPEEVQLALGMDASSPK; this is encoded by the coding sequence GTGGAAACAAAACGCTCAAGGTTGGATAGATTGCTGGCAAAGACGCTGCAGATCCCTCGTAAACAGGTACGTCAGCTGCTATTGAGCGGCAGGGTGATGCTGGATGGCATACCCGCCAAGGATATGGATGTGCTGGTGGATGAGTTCAGCCAATTGACCTTTGATGGTGTTGCGCTGCGTGATGATGCGCCACGCTATGTGATGGTTAACAAACCCATCGGCGTTGTCTGTGCCACTAAAGATGATATTCATCCCACAGTGCTTGAGTTACTGCCCCAGGCTGAACGAGAGGGGCTACACATTGTGGGGCGGTTAGATCTTAATACGTCAGGCTTGGTGCTGCTGACCAATGACAGTCGTTGGTCCCGGGCATTAATGTTGCCTCAGGCCCATGTACCTAAAGAGTATTTAGTGACCTTAGCCAATCCATTGGATACAGATTATGCCCCGGCTTTTGCGAGCGGGTTTTATTTTCAATTTGAGGATATCACTACCGCGCCAGCACAGTTGGATATCCTCAGTGAGCGCCAGGCCAGAGTTGTGTTGACGGAGGGGAAATATCACCAAATTAAGCGCATGTTTGGCCGTTTTCGCAATCCGGTAATGGCATTACATCGCAGCCGGATTGGCGCTCTGCCATTAGATTCAGCGCTATCCAGTGGTCAATGGCGTCATTTGACCCCAGAAGAAGTGCAGTTGGCGTTGGGGATGGACGCTTCCTCACCTAAGTAA
- the thiE gene encoding thiamine phosphate synthase, giving the protein MNPANNISHNPYQLYLVTDEHQDNAILAKVIEQAVSGGVTMVQIREKHGDIRAFIARAALAKKILHGTGVPLIINDRLDVALAVNADGLHLGQSDMPAPMARNLLGPDKILGLTVESPAQLATAQALPLDYLGISTVFASATKTDTRHIWHLSGLRDAVSQSRLPLVAIGGIQSDNIAVVAACGCAGIALVSAICHAVNPRQAAAALLAQIQSSATS; this is encoded by the coding sequence ATGAACCCGGCTAACAACATCAGTCACAACCCTTACCAGCTATATCTTGTCACAGATGAACACCAAGATAACGCCATATTAGCCAAGGTCATTGAGCAGGCTGTCAGTGGCGGCGTGACCATGGTGCAAATTCGGGAAAAACACGGTGATATCCGCGCCTTTATTGCGCGGGCGGCGCTGGCAAAAAAGATACTGCATGGCACAGGTGTGCCACTTATCATCAATGACAGGCTGGATGTCGCCCTGGCTGTGAACGCTGATGGCCTGCATTTAGGACAATCGGATATGCCAGCGCCAATGGCGAGGAACTTACTGGGGCCGGATAAAATACTTGGGCTAACGGTCGAAAGCCCGGCGCAGCTGGCCACAGCCCAAGCTCTGCCACTGGATTATCTGGGGATCAGCACAGTGTTTGCCAGTGCGACCAAAACCGATACCCGGCATATCTGGCACCTAAGTGGCCTGCGAGATGCTGTCAGCCAATCCCGTCTGCCTCTGGTTGCCATAGGTGGCATTCAATCTGACAATATTGCTGTAGTCGCTGCCTGCGGCTGCGCCGGTATCGCATTGGTGTCTGCTATCTGCCATGCCGTCAACCCGCGACAGGCCGCCGCTGCACTGCTGGCACAGATACAATCCAGTGCGACTAGCTGA
- the thiM gene encoding hydroxyethylthiazole kinase, whose product MDTVKTSQPDGDTQGHVSDIANDIGQQLLQLRALKPLVVNITNYVVMNNTANALLALGASPIMAHSRREMSQLLAICGALVINIGTLDQLWLERMIFAARQAVAKHRPLVLDPVGCGASDLRTQAAITLCDIAAPLGEDFIIRANNSEIIALASQLTQRPPLISSKGVDSCHRSDAALDAALTLRTHYGCTITISGETDYIIGPQCFSLSNGDAIMPSVTGMGCTLSALTGAFAAFSANHTNNSHRLCPALTAAAIMGVAGELAGTNCPGPGTFQQRLLDTLYQLSPADMLARLKLQQLSLDSLSITTAITGASQ is encoded by the coding sequence ATGGATACCGTAAAGACATCTCAACCTGATGGTGACACTCAAGGACATGTATCTGACATAGCTAACGATATCGGCCAGCAGCTATTGCAGCTACGCGCGCTAAAACCATTGGTGGTGAATATCACCAATTATGTGGTGATGAACAATACGGCCAATGCCCTGCTGGCTCTGGGAGCCAGCCCGATTATGGCCCACAGTCGCCGGGAGATGAGTCAGTTATTAGCTATCTGTGGCGCCTTGGTGATCAATATCGGCACCTTGGACCAACTCTGGCTGGAACGCATGATATTTGCCGCTAGGCAAGCAGTGGCTAAACATCGCCCCTTAGTGCTGGACCCTGTCGGCTGTGGTGCCAGTGACTTACGCACTCAGGCCGCAATAACCCTGTGTGACATTGCCGCGCCACTGGGAGAAGATTTTATTATCCGCGCTAATAATTCAGAGATTATCGCCTTAGCCAGCCAACTGACGCAGAGACCCCCCTTGATCAGTAGCAAAGGGGTCGACAGCTGCCATCGCAGTGATGCCGCACTAGATGCTGCCCTAACCCTCAGGACGCATTATGGCTGCACTATCACCATCTCAGGCGAGACTGATTATATTATTGGCCCGCAATGTTTTAGCCTCAGCAATGGTGATGCCATTATGCCCAGTGTGACAGGTATGGGCTGCACCCTCAGTGCGCTGACCGGCGCATTTGCCGCGTTCAGTGCCAATCACACAAATAACAGTCACCGCCTTTGTCCGGCGTTAACAGCCGCAGCAATTATGGGCGTGGCCGGTGAGTTAGCAGGAACAAACTGCCCAGGGCCCGGAACTTTTCAGCAACGCTTGCTCGATACCCTATATCAGTTAAGTCCTGCGGATATGCTGGCTCGGCTGAAGCTGCAGCAATTGTCACTCGATAGCCTGAGCATCACAACTGCTATCACAGGAGCATCACAATGA
- a CDS encoding TenA family protein, translating into MMNSQDLITACGNDWAAYTQHEFICQLGNGTLPTKAYLDYLQQDYLFLLHYARAYALQIYKSTSLAQMQEALPSLRGLIEQEIAHHLAYCRAQGLTQQQIEQLREAPGTIAYTRFVLDTGMAADRLALMVAQAPCGLGYGEIGQALHEQSTSGDHPYQDWLDIYCGATFQQDVRQSKVLLDSYLSDVPLHSERGQSLCRIFHTATRMEAAFWQQSLDAAKQLTQLPPSTYPRPDNKPQESA; encoded by the coding sequence ATGATGAATAGTCAGGATCTGATCACAGCCTGTGGCAATGACTGGGCCGCTTATACCCAACATGAATTTATCTGCCAGCTTGGTAACGGCACTCTACCAACTAAGGCTTATCTAGATTATTTACAGCAGGATTATCTATTTTTACTCCACTATGCCCGCGCCTATGCCCTGCAGATCTACAAGTCCACCAGCTTGGCACAGATGCAGGAAGCCCTGCCTTCTCTGCGTGGACTGATAGAGCAAGAAATCGCCCACCATTTGGCTTACTGCCGCGCCCAAGGCCTGACCCAGCAACAGATAGAACAATTGCGCGAAGCACCGGGAACTATTGCCTATACCCGATTTGTACTTGATACCGGCATGGCCGCCGATCGTTTAGCACTGATGGTCGCGCAAGCGCCATGTGGGCTAGGGTATGGCGAAATCGGGCAGGCATTACATGAGCAGTCCACATCCGGAGATCACCCTTATCAGGACTGGTTAGATATCTACTGTGGTGCAACCTTTCAACAGGATGTTCGCCAAAGCAAAGTCTTGCTAGATAGCTACCTAAGCGATGTACCACTGCACAGTGAGCGCGGCCAAAGTCTCTGCCGCATTTTCCATACCGCCACCCGGATGGAAGCCGCCTTTTGGCAACAGAGCCTGGATGCTGCTAAGCAACTAACGCAGCTTCCCCCTTCTACCTATCCCCGTCCAGATAACAAACCCCAGGAGTCGGCGTAA
- a CDS encoding ABC transporter substrate-binding protein, with amino-acid sequence MNNPPSVFFANSAILSNRVIAHAIIRLVTTLTQQCQQLHHRHWRALLLALSLCSLQPLSALAASQTAPTTAANEQGTATQLKPISLMLDWFINPNHGPIIIAQQLGLFAKQGLKVNISEPADPSVPDKLVAAGKVDLAVSYPNTLIEAAAQHLPLQQVGTLISTPLNALIVLDKSNITSLSQLAGKTIGVSISGNEQASIDTMLQSAGVTPGSVKTVNVGWALSAALASGRVDAIWGGQRNFELNQLRLEGYPAHAFYPEEHGIPPFSELIFVGKKPGLPASVIASFNRALEQATVFIINHPEKAWQLFQSYAPDTLNTELNHKAWQDTLSHFARRPGAVSLARYNDYARFMAKHGIISQVPAAHDYILQEQ; translated from the coding sequence ATGAATAATCCTCCCAGTGTCTTTTTCGCCAACAGCGCTATTCTCAGCAACAGAGTGATCGCACATGCCATTATTCGGTTAGTCACCACCTTGACGCAACAATGCCAACAACTGCATCACCGCCATTGGCGAGCACTCTTGCTGGCGCTGTCACTGTGCAGCCTCCAACCACTCTCAGCGCTGGCAGCCTCCCAGACAGCCCCAACAACGGCTGCTAATGAGCAAGGCACAGCAACGCAACTCAAACCTATCAGCCTAATGCTGGACTGGTTTATTAATCCTAACCATGGCCCAATCATTATTGCCCAGCAACTGGGACTGTTTGCCAAACAGGGGTTAAAAGTCAATATCAGTGAGCCGGCCGATCCCTCAGTGCCAGATAAACTGGTGGCAGCCGGGAAAGTGGATCTGGCGGTTAGTTATCCCAACACCTTGATTGAAGCCGCCGCTCAGCACCTGCCATTGCAACAGGTCGGCACCTTGATTTCAACGCCACTCAATGCGCTGATTGTACTGGATAAATCCAATATCACCTCTTTGTCTCAACTGGCAGGCAAAACCATCGGCGTATCAATTAGCGGTAACGAGCAGGCCAGTATCGATACCATGTTGCAAAGTGCGGGCGTGACACCCGGCAGTGTCAAAACGGTTAATGTCGGCTGGGCCTTGTCTGCAGCGCTGGCCTCGGGCAGGGTGGATGCAATCTGGGGCGGCCAACGTAACTTTGAGTTAAACCAACTGCGATTAGAGGGCTATCCAGCCCATGCCTTTTACCCTGAAGAGCACGGTATTCCCCCATTTTCAGAACTGATTTTTGTTGGCAAAAAACCTGGGCTTCCTGCCAGTGTTATTGCCAGCTTTAACCGAGCTTTGGAACAAGCTACGGTATTTATCATCAATCATCCAGAAAAAGCCTGGCAGCTATTTCAAAGTTATGCCCCAGATACGCTCAATACCGAGCTAAACCATAAAGCCTGGCAAGATACCTTAAGCCATTTTGCCCGTCGGCCTGGCGCGGTATCGCTGGCCCGTTATAACGACTACGCCCGCTTTATGGCCAAACACGGCATTATTAGCCAGGTTCCTGCTGCCCATGATTATATTTTGCAGGAGCAGTAA